Proteins encoded together in one Mobula hypostoma chromosome 9, sMobHyp1.1, whole genome shotgun sequence window:
- the LOC134351621 gene encoding protein kinase C and casein kinase substrate in neurons protein 2-like: MSYEDSAVNETASDSFWEIGNYKRSVKRIDDGHRLCNDLMNCLHERARIEKGYAQQLTEWAKRWKQLLEKGPQYGSLEKAWVSLMTEAEKVSELHLEVKSTLMNEDFEKIKNWQKEAYHKQMMAGFKETKETDDGFRKAQKPWAKKLKEVEAAKKAYHAACKEEKLAISRESNSRSDSNASAEQMKKLQEKVDKSKQDVQKTKEKYDKSLEELNKCTPQYMENMEQVFDQCQQFEKKRLDFFQEVLLGVKQHLDLSATSYTAIYQELEHAIISADSEEDLKWFRNAHGPGMSMNWPQFEEWSVDVNRTLGRREKPKKTGDGVILTSVSQTGDQGVQPSKYNSVRSTTSSIRSSCNPFDEEENEKPVDEKENTIPKNVSTHEKNQNYTTDWSDDESNNPFNCNETNGDNPFDENHSSGSEVRVRALYDYEGQEHDELSFKAGDELTKVEDEDEQGWCKGRLESGQVGLYPANYVEVIQ, encoded by the exons ATGTCATATGAAGATTCAGCTGTGAATGAAACAGCCAGTGACAGCTTCTGGGAG ATTGGAAACTATAAGCGCTCTGTAAAGCGCATCGATGATGGCCACAGACTCTGTAATGACCTTATGAATTGCCTCCATGAACGAGCTCGTATAGAGAAGGGTTATGCTCAACAGCTTACGGAATGGGCCAAGAGATGGAAACAGCTATTGGAGAAAG GTCCACAATATGGTTCTTTGGAAAAAGCTTGGGTATCATTAATGACTGAGGCAGAAAAAGTCAGTGAGCTGCATCTGGAGGTCAAGAGTACATTGATGAATGAAGACTTTGAAAAGATCAAGAATTGGCAGAAGGAAGCCTACCACAAACAAATGATGGCAGGCTTCAAAGAAACCAAAGAGACAGATGATGGATTCCGTAAAGCACAGAAGCCATGGGCCAAAAAGCTGAAAGAG GTGGAAGCTGCCAAGAAAGCCTATCATGCAGCTTGTAAAGAAGAGAAATTAGCAATATCCAGGGAATCAAACAGTCGGTCAGATTCAAACGCAAGTGCAGAACAGATGAAGAAATTGCAGGAAAAAGTTGATAAATCTAAGCAAGATGTTCAAAAG ACAAAGGAAAAGTATGACAAAAGTCTggaagagttaaataaatgtacaCCGCAATATATGGAAAATATGGAACAAGTTTTTGATCAATGTCAACAGTTTGAAAAAAAACGATTAGATTTCTTTCAAGAGGTCCTTTTGGGGGTTAAACAGCATCTTGACCTATCTGCCACCAG CTATACAGCTATATATCAAGAATTGGAGCATGCTATTATTTCAGCAGATTCTGAAGAAGACCTTAAGTGGTTCAGAAATGCACATGGTCCAGGAATGTCTATGAACTGGCCCCAATTTGAG GAATGGAGTGTAGATGTCAATCGCACACTCGGCAGGAGAGAAAAGCCGAAAAAGACTGGAGATGGAGTGATCTTGACAAGCGTCAGTCAGACGGGTGATCAGGGAGTCCAGCCGTCAAAATACAACAG TGTCCGGAGTACTACCAGCTCGATACGTTCCAGTTGTAACCCATTTGACGAGGAGGAGAATGAAAAGCCTGTCGATGAGAAGGAGAACACAATTCCAAAAAA TGTTAGTACTCATGAAAAGAACCAAAATTACACTACTGATTGGTCAGATGATGAAAGCAATAATCCCTTCAATTGCAATGAGACAAATGGTGACAATCCTTTCGATGAGAATCATTCATCAGGGTCAGAAGTGCGAGTACGAGCATTATATGACTATGAAGGACAGGAACATGATGAGCTTAGTTTCAAAGCAG GTGATGAATTAACAAAAGTAGAAGATGAAGACGAGCAGGGTTGGTGCAAAGGGCGACTAGAAAGTGGTCAAGTTGGCTTGTACCCTGCCAATTATGTTGAAGTTATTCAGTGA